From a single Streptomyces misionensis genomic region:
- a CDS encoding effector-associated constant component EACC1, giving the protein MDVKVAVDGGRAADELRSLREWLVADPSLRGRVRLEAAPPAPGTLGSALETLSVALGPGGVATALASVLITWIRRRSGGVTLTVRRGDGASFELKAPSVRELSPQDVTELTRRLSESLDGPGTHDSARES; this is encoded by the coding sequence GTGGACGTCAAGGTCGCGGTCGACGGCGGGCGAGCCGCCGACGAACTGCGCTCCCTGCGCGAGTGGTTGGTCGCCGATCCGTCCCTGCGGGGCCGGGTGCGGCTGGAGGCGGCCCCGCCCGCCCCGGGGACGCTCGGCTCGGCGCTGGAGACGCTTTCCGTGGCGCTCGGACCCGGAGGTGTCGCCACGGCGCTGGCGAGCGTGCTGATCACCTGGATCCGTCGCCGCTCGGGGGGTGTCACCCTCACGGTACGGCGCGGTGACGGGGCGTCGTTCGAGTTGAAGGCCCCGTCCGTGCGTGAGCTGTCGCCGCAGGACGTGACCGAGCTGACCCGTCGGCTGTCGGAATCGCTCGACGGGCCGGGAACCCACGACTCCGCGCGGGAGAGCTGA
- a CDS encoding SMI1/KNR4 family protein: MSVVLGGGVTDRSRAWEFVRWFADQWTGRPMRPEGGCPVEELTAAEGDLGFELPAALREGYALVGRRDDLIRQQDPLVPPSGLYVDDALGGVLVFRRENQDCASWGIPLARIEQDDPPVVVESHQGWVPFLDRMSLVWVELVLSESLFEAGSLHDACELPDALAPRLQARYFRVELPDHPMWASADDSPVRWYAAGGRLLRRDGPQDHCWIHARGHTPADPETIRADLPGRWVG, encoded by the coding sequence GTGTCGGTGGTGCTGGGAGGCGGGGTGACCGACCGCTCGCGGGCCTGGGAGTTCGTGCGCTGGTTCGCCGATCAGTGGACCGGGCGCCCTATGCGGCCCGAAGGCGGTTGCCCCGTGGAGGAGTTGACGGCCGCGGAAGGTGATCTCGGCTTCGAACTCCCCGCCGCCTTGCGGGAGGGGTATGCCCTCGTGGGCCGTCGTGACGACCTGATTCGGCAGCAGGACCCCTTGGTCCCGCCGTCCGGGCTCTACGTCGACGACGCCCTGGGCGGCGTCCTGGTCTTCCGTCGCGAGAACCAGGACTGCGCTTCCTGGGGGATTCCCCTCGCCCGGATCGAGCAGGACGATCCTCCCGTGGTGGTCGAGTCCCACCAGGGCTGGGTTCCGTTCCTCGACCGGATGTCCCTGGTCTGGGTCGAGTTGGTCCTGAGCGAGTCGCTCTTCGAGGCCGGCAGCCTGCACGACGCCTGCGAGCTGCCGGACGCGCTCGCGCCGCGCCTCCAGGCCCGCTACTTCCGCGTCGAGCTGCCCGACCACCCGATGTGGGCGAGCGCGGACGACTCACCCGTGCGCTGGTACGCGGCCGGTGGCCGATTGCTGCGCCGGGACGGTCCGCAGGACCACTGCTGGATCCACGCACGCGGTCACACGCCCGCCGATCCGGAGACGATCCGCGCGGATCTGCCCGGCCGTTGGGTCGGCTGA
- a CDS encoding dienelactone hydrolase family protein: MPGKTLQIPTADGQADAFAAFPDGGGRHPGVLMYADGFGIRPVLREMARELAGHGYYVVVPNLFHRHGPAPLIELPEYIGEEVRPSLVAQVMPMIQAHTTERVLSDADAYLTFLSAQPEVAAGPVAVTDYCIGGLLATRTAAAQPGRVAALAAFHAPVGAAGPDSLSRLTAEVHFGHAEGDVTPKSLGELNASLEAAGVRYTSEIYPGTVHGFTMADTDAFDPTALGLHWDRLLPLLARTLPKS; the protein is encoded by the coding sequence ATGCCCGGCAAGACCTTGCAGATACCCACCGCGGACGGCCAGGCCGACGCGTTCGCCGCCTTCCCCGACGGCGGCGGGCGGCACCCGGGGGTGCTGATGTACGCCGACGGCTTCGGCATCCGGCCCGTGCTTCGGGAGATGGCCCGTGAACTGGCCGGACACGGCTACTACGTGGTCGTCCCCAACCTCTTCCACCGGCACGGTCCGGCCCCGCTGATCGAGCTTCCCGAGTACATCGGCGAAGAGGTCCGGCCCTCGCTCGTCGCCCAGGTGATGCCCATGATCCAGGCGCACACCACGGAACGCGTCCTGAGCGACGCAGACGCCTATCTCACGTTCCTCTCCGCTCAGCCCGAGGTCGCCGCCGGACCGGTCGCGGTGACCGACTACTGCATCGGTGGCCTCCTCGCGACGCGTACCGCCGCGGCCCAGCCCGGCCGGGTGGCGGCCCTCGCCGCGTTCCACGCCCCGGTGGGGGCCGCCGGACCGGACAGCCTCTCCAGGCTCACCGCCGAGGTCCACTTCGGCCACGCCGAAGGGGACGTGACGCCGAAGTCCCTCGGCGAGCTCAACGCGTCCCTGGAGGCGGCGGGTGTCCGCTACACCTCCGAGATCTACCCGGGCACCGTCCACGGCTTCACCATGGCCGACACCGACGCGTTCGACCCGACCGCACTGGGGCTGCACTGGGACCGTCTGCTGCCCCTTCTCGCCCGAACCCTGCCGAAGAGCTGA
- a CDS encoding beta-ketoacyl-[acyl-carrier-protein] synthase family protein: MTHNGRVLVTGVGAMTPLGADAPSSWAGLLDGKSGVRLLTEEWAADLPVHVAAGLTVDPASLLPRTEARKLDRGEQIAVLSAREAWQDAGAPQVEPERCAVVIGTGTGGVLTTLGQDDVFERAGIRRLSPFAVPMLMANGPAAWVSMDLGAKGGARTPVSACASGAEALALGQDLIRGGRADVVVAGGVEACLHPFTIAAFAQMKALSTRSVDPEAVSRPFDVDRSGFVMGEGAGMMVLERAEFARARGARAYGTLAGSAVTSSANHITASDAEGQAFAMELALRDADLTPADIGVVHAHATSTESGDLAEAEAIGRVVGGHAAVTATKSMTGHMMGASGTVGAMAAVLALEHGTVPATRNLDALDPRVELDVVRGEPRTGRWSAALANAFGFGGHNVSLVFTE; the protein is encoded by the coding sequence GTGACCCATAACGGTCGGGTGCTGGTGACGGGTGTCGGTGCGATGACGCCGCTGGGAGCCGATGCGCCGTCGTCGTGGGCGGGGCTGCTGGACGGCAAGTCGGGGGTACGGCTCCTGACGGAGGAATGGGCCGCGGACCTGCCCGTGCACGTCGCGGCCGGCCTCACGGTGGACCCCGCCTCGCTGCTCCCGAGGACCGAGGCCAGGAAGCTGGACCGCGGCGAGCAGATCGCCGTCCTCAGTGCGCGCGAAGCCTGGCAGGACGCCGGGGCGCCACAGGTCGAACCGGAACGATGTGCCGTCGTCATCGGCACGGGGACCGGGGGCGTCCTCACCACGCTGGGCCAGGACGACGTCTTCGAACGTGCCGGGATTCGTCGGCTGTCGCCGTTCGCCGTTCCCATGCTGATGGCCAACGGGCCTGCCGCCTGGGTGAGCATGGACCTGGGTGCGAAGGGCGGCGCCAGGACCCCGGTGAGCGCTTGTGCGTCCGGGGCGGAGGCCCTCGCCCTGGGGCAGGATCTGATCCGCGGCGGGCGGGCGGACGTGGTCGTCGCGGGCGGGGTGGAGGCATGCCTGCATCCCTTCACCATCGCGGCGTTCGCCCAGATGAAGGCCCTCTCGACGCGGTCCGTGGACCCGGAGGCCGTGTCCCGCCCCTTCGACGTCGACCGGTCCGGGTTCGTCATGGGCGAGGGCGCGGGGATGATGGTGCTCGAACGCGCGGAGTTCGCCCGGGCCCGGGGAGCACGCGCGTACGGCACGCTGGCCGGCAGTGCCGTGACGTCGAGCGCGAACCACATCACGGCCTCCGACGCGGAAGGCCAGGCCTTCGCCATGGAACTGGCCCTGCGCGACGCCGACTTGACCCCGGCGGACATCGGGGTCGTGCACGCACACGCCACCTCGACGGAGTCCGGTGACCTGGCGGAGGCGGAGGCGATCGGTCGAGTGGTCGGCGGCCACGCCGCTGTGACAGCGACGAAGTCGATGACCGGGCACATGATGGGCGCGTCCGGAACAGTCGGCGCCATGGCCGCCGTGCTCGCCCTCGAACACGGCACGGTGCCGGCGACTCGCAACCTCGACGCACTCGACCCTCGTGTCGAACTGGACGTGGTGCGCGGCGAGCCGCGCACCGGCCGGTGGTCCGCTGCGCTGGCCAACGCGTTCGGGTTCGGCGGACACAACGTCAGCCTCGTCTTCACGGAATGA
- a CDS encoding VOC family protein: MPGQTSAAPEGYTTVAPWVVTDDTGAFLDFVTQAFGGEELGRVLTEDGLIGHGEIRVGDTVVLAFDRHADWPPTPSLLRVFVADADEAFARAVAAGGQIVTPLADDAFGQRGGRVKDPFGNIWWVVSHVEDVAEEEMWRRLQDPVYADRMRVAQETLDAELGGRRHGRSSAPVRRAG; this comes from the coding sequence ATGCCCGGACAGACCAGCGCCGCTCCGGAGGGCTACACCACCGTTGCGCCCTGGGTCGTCACCGATGACACCGGGGCGTTTCTCGACTTCGTCACCCAGGCGTTCGGCGGTGAAGAACTGGGGCGGGTGCTGACCGAGGACGGCCTGATCGGGCACGGCGAGATCCGGGTCGGCGACACGGTCGTGCTGGCCTTCGACCGGCACGCCGACTGGCCTCCCACACCGAGCCTGCTGCGTGTGTTCGTCGCCGACGCGGACGAGGCGTTCGCACGCGCCGTCGCGGCCGGCGGCCAGATCGTCACTCCCCTGGCGGACGACGCCTTCGGACAGCGCGGAGGGCGCGTCAAGGACCCCTTCGGCAACATCTGGTGGGTGGTCAGCCACGTCGAGGACGTCGCGGAGGAAGAGATGTGGCGGCGTCTGCAGGATCCTGTTTACGCCGACAGGATGCGCGTGGCCCAGGAGACGCTCGACGCCGAGCTCGGCGGTCGGCGCCACGGGCGGAGCAGCGCGCCGGTCAGGAGGGCCGGTTGA
- a CDS encoding MerR family transcriptional regulator: MKIGELAAATDTSVRLLRYYEERNLLESYRLDSGHRRYDDSAPAVVRRIRALLDAGLPTRVIRDLLPCVRRDGTVAACKLATLEDHLQGLDDRIRALSETRTSLAQLISATHAASRPSAETATTHPR; the protein is encoded by the coding sequence ATGAAGATCGGCGAACTCGCCGCCGCGACCGACACCTCGGTCCGACTGCTGCGCTACTACGAGGAGCGGAACCTCCTGGAGTCCTACCGCCTCGACAGCGGTCACCGCCGCTACGACGACAGCGCCCCAGCCGTGGTCCGCCGTATTCGCGCGCTGTTGGACGCCGGCCTGCCGACGCGGGTCATCCGCGACCTGCTGCCGTGCGTACGCCGGGACGGCACGGTCGCCGCATGCAAGCTGGCGACCCTCGAAGATCACCTCCAAGGCCTGGACGACCGGATCCGCGCCCTGTCGGAGACCCGCACATCCCTGGCCCAGCTCATCTCCGCCACCCACGCCGCAAGCCGACCCTCGGCGGAGACCGCTACCACGCATCCGCGATGA
- the tpg gene encoding telomere-protecting terminal protein Tpg, with the protein MTLFGDGLEAAVQKAFTRPAPKSAPAQMRYLVRQLKGTRQVAQLLRVSQRTVERYVKGQIRKPRPDLAARLEREVKKRWQPQIRAKARQTAATTGGIVIDTRARIGYTAPVGSTDDARVRHLTVALPPQYAARLFDAQQSGAGDQQLQQIAAEGLKEVYFQDGGRRAGSLEEVRFTDVEHVEFDL; encoded by the coding sequence ATGACCCTGTTCGGCGACGGCCTGGAAGCCGCCGTGCAGAAGGCGTTCACCCGGCCCGCCCCCAAGAGCGCGCCCGCACAGATGCGTTACCTGGTCAGGCAGCTCAAGGGCACCAGGCAGGTCGCCCAGTTGCTGCGCGTCTCCCAGCGCACCGTCGAACGGTACGTCAAAGGCCAGATCAGGAAGCCCCGCCCGGACCTCGCCGCGCGCCTGGAACGCGAGGTGAAGAAGCGCTGGCAGCCGCAGATCCGCGCGAAGGCACGGCAGACGGCGGCGACGACCGGCGGCATCGTCATCGACACCCGTGCCCGGATCGGCTACACCGCGCCCGTCGGATCCACCGACGACGCCCGCGTCCGGCACCTGACCGTCGCCCTCCCACCGCAGTACGCCGCCCGCCTCTTCGACGCCCAGCAGTCCGGCGCCGGCGACCAGCAGCTCCAGCAGATCGCCGCCGAAGGGCTCAAGGAGGTCTACTTCCAGGACGGCGGCCGCCGCGCCGGCAGCCTGGAAGAGGTCCGCTTCACGGATGTCGAGCACGTCGAGTTCGACCTGTAG